In Chryseobacterium camelliae, one DNA window encodes the following:
- a CDS encoding beta-N-acetylhexosaminidase → MKKIFSIMALALFSLNASAQKQLIPKPVSIRITGGTIQIPETLKLAQGLPVKETEYFKQKSGFNFGKPGKKDVQLTYTQLKQPANKNGLNESYILEITPERIHIISYTDQGYFWALQTLIQLLEEHKNDKAIPAMTIQDQPKLAWRGMHLDVSRHFFTVDEVKQYIDYLAMYKLNTFHWHLTDDQGWRIEIKKYPKLTQIGSKRKESMIGAYVDNTFDGKPYGPYFYTQDQVREVVQYASDRHITVVPEIEMPGHALAALSAYPELACTKGPFEPATKWGVFDDVYCPKEETFTFLENVLDEVIALFPSSYIHIGGDECPKTRWKECAHCQELIRKYNLKDEHGLQSYFIRRIEEYVNSKGRKIIGWDEILEGGLAPNAAVMSWTGVNGGIEAAKTKHFAVMTPGAYCYFDHYQGDPQTEPNAFGGYTPLDKVYSYNPIPAEFNAEQAKYIMGVQANLWTEYITDFKQVQYMIFPRMMALSEVAWGTSQPEKYKEFESRVIHQFEKLDRMHINYAKSIYNVSGKVIPANGGIAYELSTSQNPSGIRYTLDGTDPSVQSTPYVQPIPVLISSTIKSAYFENGQLKSAVSSQQFTVSKTTGKNITLEQQPSENYAFGGAFTLVDGITGNTRQLGKTWLGFQGKDVVATIDLGKNTDFTEVYFNTLDNKGSWIHLAKSAQVYVSDDNHQFALVAETGKDDILKAGGKMRLKVGQQHGRYLKIRIENAGIIPAGNPGADSKAWLFVDEIGAL, encoded by the coding sequence ATGAAAAAAATCTTTTCCATCATGGCACTGGCATTGTTTAGCCTCAATGCCTCTGCACAGAAACAGCTGATTCCTAAACCGGTTTCCATCCGGATTACCGGAGGAACAATTCAGATTCCTGAAACACTAAAACTTGCCCAGGGACTTCCTGTAAAAGAAACGGAGTATTTTAAGCAGAAATCAGGCTTTAACTTCGGGAAACCCGGCAAAAAAGATGTCCAGCTTACTTATACTCAGCTGAAGCAACCTGCGAATAAAAACGGGCTCAATGAGTCCTATATTCTTGAAATAACACCTGAACGCATTCACATTATTTCTTATACCGATCAGGGGTATTTTTGGGCATTGCAGACGCTTATTCAGCTTCTGGAAGAGCACAAAAACGATAAGGCTATTCCGGCCATGACGATTCAGGACCAGCCAAAACTGGCTTGGAGAGGGATGCACCTGGACGTAAGCCGCCACTTTTTCACCGTTGATGAAGTAAAACAATACATTGATTATCTTGCCATGTACAAGCTCAATACCTTCCACTGGCACCTTACGGATGACCAGGGATGGAGAATTGAGATTAAAAAATACCCGAAGCTCACCCAAATCGGATCCAAAAGAAAAGAATCCATGATCGGAGCTTATGTGGACAACACCTTTGACGGGAAACCTTACGGTCCTTATTTTTATACCCAGGACCAGGTCAGGGAGGTCGTGCAGTATGCTTCTGACCGTCATATCACAGTAGTCCCTGAAATAGAAATGCCGGGACATGCTTTGGCAGCTCTGTCAGCCTATCCTGAACTTGCATGTACTAAGGGGCCTTTTGAACCTGCTACGAAATGGGGCGTGTTTGATGACGTATACTGTCCGAAAGAGGAAACCTTCACATTCCTGGAAAATGTGCTGGATGAGGTTATTGCATTATTTCCCTCTTCCTATATCCATATTGGTGGCGATGAGTGCCCTAAAACCCGATGGAAAGAATGTGCCCATTGCCAGGAACTGATCAGGAAATATAACCTAAAGGATGAGCATGGCCTCCAAAGCTACTTCATCCGGAGGATTGAAGAATATGTCAACAGCAAAGGCAGGAAAATCATCGGCTGGGACGAAATCCTGGAAGGCGGCCTTGCTCCGAATGCTGCCGTTATGAGCTGGACCGGCGTAAATGGTGGTATTGAAGCTGCCAAAACAAAGCACTTTGCCGTTATGACGCCCGGAGCCTACTGTTATTTTGACCATTACCAGGGAGATCCGCAAACCGAACCGAATGCATTCGGAGGATACACTCCGCTGGATAAAGTCTATTCCTATAATCCCATTCCTGCAGAATTTAATGCAGAGCAGGCCAAATACATTATGGGTGTGCAGGCTAACCTCTGGACGGAATACATTACCGATTTCAAACAGGTTCAGTATATGATCTTCCCAAGGATGATGGCACTTTCCGAAGTGGCCTGGGGAACTTCACAACCCGAAAAATACAAGGAATTTGAAAGCAGAGTGATCCATCAGTTTGAAAAGCTGGACAGGATGCACATCAACTATGCTAAAAGCATATATAATGTTTCCGGAAAGGTCATTCCTGCGAACGGCGGAATTGCCTATGAACTTTCCACTTCACAAAATCCTTCCGGCATCAGATACACCCTGGACGGAACAGATCCTTCGGTACAGTCAACGCCTTATGTACAGCCTATTCCCGTTTTAATATCCTCCACCATAAAATCAGCCTATTTTGAAAACGGACAGCTGAAAAGTGCTGTTTCTTCACAGCAGTTTACGGTATCTAAAACAACCGGCAAAAATATTACGCTGGAACAGCAGCCTAGTGAGAACTATGCTTTCGGAGGAGCATTTACCCTGGTAGATGGTATTACAGGAAATACAAGGCAATTGGGAAAGACCTGGCTTGGTTTTCAGGGGAAAGATGTTGTAGCCACAATTGACTTGGGGAAAAATACAGATTTTACTGAAGTTTACTTCAATACCCTGGATAACAAAGGCAGCTGGATCCATCTGGCCAAGTCTGCTCAGGTGTATGTTTCTGATGACAACCACCAGTTTGCGCTCGTTGCAGAAACAGGGAAGGATGACATCCTTAAAGCAGGAGGCAAAATGAGGCTTAAAGTAGGTCAGCAGCACGGCAGATATCTTAAAATCAGGATAGAAAATGCGGGTATTATTCCTGCCGGAAATCCGGGTGCCGATTCCAAAGCATGGCTGTTTGTGGACGAAATAGGAGCATTGTAA
- a CDS encoding CoA transferase subunit B translates to MLSKEDIAKRIAREVKDGYYVNLGIGIPTLVANYVPDNISVEFQSENGVLGMGPFPYEGEEDADIINAGKQTITILPGGSFFDSAFSFGMIRSQKVDLTILGAMEVSENGDIANWKIPGKMVKGMGGAMDLVASAENIIVAMMHVNKAGESKILKKCTLPLTGVSCVKRVVTELAVLDITPEGFKLVERAPGVSVEDIIKATEADLIIEGDIPEMAI, encoded by the coding sequence ATGTTAAGTAAAGAAGATATAGCAAAGCGCATTGCCAGAGAAGTAAAGGACGGCTATTACGTCAACCTGGGAATTGGCATCCCAACCCTGGTTGCCAATTATGTCCCGGATAATATTTCCGTAGAATTCCAGAGTGAAAACGGAGTCCTCGGAATGGGCCCCTTTCCTTATGAAGGGGAAGAGGATGCCGATATCATCAACGCAGGGAAGCAGACCATCACCATCCTGCCTGGCGGTTCCTTTTTCGATTCTGCGTTCAGTTTCGGGATGATCCGCAGCCAGAAAGTAGACCTTACTATTCTTGGTGCCATGGAAGTTTCGGAAAACGGAGATATTGCCAACTGGAAGATTCCCGGAAAAATGGTTAAGGGCATGGGAGGTGCCATGGACCTTGTTGCCTCTGCCGAAAATATTATAGTAGCTATGATGCACGTTAACAAAGCCGGCGAAAGCAAGATCCTTAAAAAATGCACCCTTCCTTTAACCGGTGTCAGCTGCGTAAAAAGAGTCGTAACTGAATTAGCGGTCCTCGATATTACTCCGGAAGGTTTTAAGTTGGTGGAAAGAGCTCCGGGCGTTTCCGTAGAAGATATCATCAAAGCAACGGAAGCCGATCTGATCATTGAGGGGGATATTCCTGAAATGGCGATCTGA
- a CDS encoding CoA transferase subunit A, whose product MIDKRVKNAQEAIEGIEDGMTLMLGGFGLCGIPENTINALVESNVKDLTCISNNAGVDDFGLGLLLHKRQIKKMISSYVGENAEFERQMLSGELEVELTPQGTLAEKCRAAQAGIPAFYTPAGYGTEVAEGKEVKDFDGKPHILEHAFKADYSIVKAWKGDHAGNLVFKGSARNFNHPMAGAGKITVAEVEELVEPGMLDPNEIHIPGIMVQRIFQGEKFEKRIEQRTVRKR is encoded by the coding sequence ATGATAGATAAAAGAGTAAAAAATGCACAGGAGGCCATTGAAGGCATTGAAGACGGCATGACGTTGATGCTTGGAGGCTTCGGGCTTTGCGGAATCCCTGAAAACACCATTAATGCCCTTGTAGAAAGCAATGTGAAAGATCTCACCTGTATTTCCAATAACGCCGGAGTAGATGATTTCGGACTGGGTCTTCTGCTTCATAAAAGGCAGATCAAAAAAATGATATCCTCGTATGTAGGTGAAAATGCAGAATTTGAAAGGCAGATGCTATCCGGAGAGCTTGAAGTAGAACTGACTCCTCAGGGAACCCTAGCAGAGAAGTGCCGCGCAGCACAAGCCGGAATTCCGGCTTTTTATACACCGGCAGGCTACGGAACAGAAGTAGCCGAAGGAAAAGAAGTAAAGGATTTCGACGGTAAGCCCCATATCCTTGAACATGCTTTCAAAGCAGATTACTCCATTGTAAAAGCTTGGAAAGGCGACCACGCCGGAAACCTTGTTTTCAAAGGGTCGGCAAGGAACTTTAACCACCCGATGGCCGGAGCCGGAAAAATAACGGTTGCCGAAGTGGAAGAACTGGTGGAACCGGGAATGCTTGACCCGAATGAGATTCATATTCCGGGTATCATGGTACAAAGGATATTCCAGGGAGAAAAGTTTGAGAAAAGAATTGAGCAGAGAACAGTAAGAAAAAGGTAA
- a CDS encoding AraC family transcriptional regulator, with translation MGNLKKLEIKKNIQKNEDKNLSFRVFDLSEEYLKEYRNPHKKDHFLIIVIESGTLNLHIESKVHPLKSGKISVIFPEQVHFISDLSHNVKGKLILFEEILFCSDILKNELSTYNVHLSTQLNCTILSPDDFKQSLHLIQNIQEIYQKPSLIKKEQARFQIKIFLLGLIESVHGLHPILHKETADKPLYVQFKKLLNEQYKQYRTVQYYAGKLAITPKKLNTVTKKHCGETAIQAIHNRILMEIKRQLMFSDLSHKEIAFDLGFNSPSALNKFVKAKLKETPTELQHELAQMYNA, from the coding sequence ATGGGTAACCTGAAGAAACTGGAAATTAAAAAGAACATTCAAAAAAATGAAGACAAAAACTTGTCTTTCCGGGTATTTGATCTTTCGGAAGAGTATCTGAAAGAGTACAGGAATCCCCATAAAAAAGACCATTTTCTGATTATCGTTATCGAAAGCGGAACCCTGAATCTCCATATTGAATCGAAGGTTCACCCTCTTAAGTCAGGTAAAATTTCCGTGATTTTCCCGGAGCAGGTTCATTTTATTTCTGATCTTAGCCACAACGTAAAAGGAAAACTCATCCTGTTCGAGGAAATTTTATTCTGCTCCGATATTCTCAAGAACGAACTGAGCACGTATAACGTCCATCTTTCAACCCAGCTGAACTGTACCATTCTTTCGCCGGATGATTTTAAACAAAGCCTGCATTTAATTCAGAACATTCAGGAGATTTACCAGAAACCGAGCCTGATCAAAAAAGAACAGGCGAGATTCCAGATCAAGATTTTTCTACTGGGCCTAATTGAATCGGTTCACGGCCTGCATCCGATCTTGCATAAGGAAACGGCTGATAAACCGCTGTATGTCCAGTTCAAGAAATTGCTGAATGAACAGTATAAGCAATACCGGACAGTTCAGTATTATGCCGGAAAACTTGCCATAACGCCCAAAAAGCTTAATACCGTCACTAAAAAACATTGCGGAGAAACCGCCATCCAGGCTATTCATAACAGAATATTAATGGAAATAAAACGCCAGCTGATGTTTTCTGATCTCTCCCATAAGGAAATTGCTTTTGACCTGGGGTTTAATTCTCCTTCCGCCCTCAACAAGTTTGTAAAAGCAAAACTCAAGGAAACACCGACCGAGCTCCAGCATGAACTGGCGCAAATGTATAACGCATAG
- a CDS encoding iron-containing alcohol dehydrogenase — protein MSKLFISGEVFHGAGTLEELKNIGGKKAVIVTGGSSMRKSGTLDKAIAYLTEAGIETQIFEGVEEDPSSATCMKGAEIMKTFEPDWIIGLGGCSAIDAAKIMWVFYEYPDVDFDAMIKPFTVPVLRNKARFIAIPSTSGTGTETTGLAVITDREKGVKYPIVSYELTPDIAIVDGEICASMPAHVTSNTGLDALTHCVEAYVSNIDNTIADVLSKGGLEIVFANLKEAVENPGNIKARQNMHDASFMAGLAFNNAWLGIVHSLSHQVGALYGIPHGASNAIFLPNVIRYNAQATERYPDLAKVIGKATAEDLAQAVETLRSEVNNQAAIKDFGISKADWDKNLDYIASNALADPCTGFNPRVPSLEELKAIYNACYEGVIYTEAAAVAG, from the coding sequence ATGAGTAAATTATTTATTTCAGGAGAGGTTTTCCATGGTGCGGGAACTCTTGAAGAACTAAAAAACATCGGAGGTAAAAAAGCAGTCATTGTTACCGGCGGCAGCTCGATGAGAAAAAGCGGAACATTGGATAAAGCAATCGCCTACCTTACCGAAGCCGGTATTGAAACCCAGATTTTCGAAGGTGTGGAGGAAGATCCTTCATCTGCAACCTGCATGAAAGGGGCCGAAATCATGAAGACTTTTGAACCGGACTGGATCATCGGCCTGGGAGGCTGTTCTGCCATTGATGCAGCCAAGATCATGTGGGTGTTTTATGAATATCCGGATGTGGATTTCGATGCGATGATCAAGCCATTCACGGTTCCTGTCCTGAGAAATAAAGCCCGGTTTATAGCAATCCCTTCCACGAGCGGAACAGGGACTGAAACTACGGGTCTTGCCGTTATCACCGACAGAGAAAAAGGCGTAAAATACCCGATCGTCTCTTACGAACTGACTCCCGATATCGCTATTGTTGACGGTGAGATCTGTGCCTCAATGCCGGCACACGTAACCTCCAACACCGGACTTGATGCCCTTACCCACTGTGTGGAAGCATATGTTTCAAATATTGATAATACGATTGCCGACGTCCTTTCCAAAGGTGGCCTGGAAATCGTTTTTGCCAACCTGAAAGAAGCGGTTGAAAACCCGGGCAACATTAAAGCCCGCCAGAATATGCATGATGCTTCATTTATGGCAGGCCTTGCCTTCAACAACGCGTGGTTGGGAATTGTTCACTCTTTGTCTCACCAGGTTGGTGCGTTGTACGGTATTCCTCACGGAGCATCCAACGCCATTTTCCTTCCGAACGTTATCCGTTACAATGCACAGGCTACGGAACGTTATCCTGACCTGGCAAAGGTTATCGGTAAAGCAACGGCTGAAGATCTGGCACAGGCTGTTGAAACCCTGCGTTCTGAAGTGAATAACCAGGCTGCAATCAAAGATTTCGGAATTTCTAAAGCAGATTGGGACAAGAATCTTGATTATATCGCCTCAAATGCCCTGGCTGATCCTTGTACCGGCTTCAATCCGAGGGTTCCTTCCCTAGAAGAATTAAAAGCGATTTACAATGCCTGCTATGAAGGTGTTATATATACAGAAGCTGCTGCTGTTGCTGGATAA
- the bglX gene encoding beta-glucosidase BglX: MKKLIVIATLALAPVFSAQEMVTKPVQAYQTAQYQAKKKAFVDNLLAKMTLDEKIGQLNLPSSGDFTTGLAKSSDIGKKVEQGLVGGLFNIKGADKIKAVQKVAVENSRLKIPLIFGMDVIHGYETTFPIPLGLASSWDMNLIQQSARVAAREAAADGINWTFSPMVDISREPRWGRVSEGSGEDPYLGSEVAKNMVYGYQGKDLANGTNILACVKHFALYGAGEAGRDYNTVDMSHVRMYNEYFPPYKAAVDAGVASVMASFNEVDGVPATGNRWLQTEVLRNQWKFKGFVVTDYTGINEMVDHGMGDLQQVSALALKAGIDMDMVGEGFLTTLKKSLSEGKVTQAEIDMAARRILEAKYDLGLFDNPYKHGDAKLAAKEVYSMENRNIARNIAAQSMVLLKNDNQVLPLKKSGTVAVIGPLVNNSMNMAGTWSVATKHAVSVNLMQGLQAAYGKDVKFLSAKGANIDYDAKLEDIYAAHGKKTDRDNRPKEVLLKEAVDVANKADVILLAIGESAEMSGESSSRTEITIPQSQVDLLNELKKTGKPIAMVLFTGRPLALTNVKDTPDAILNAWFPGSEAGSAIADVLFGKVNPSGKLPMTFPRSLGQVPIYYNAKNTGRPLDQKLVDKCEYQRFRSNYMDECNTPLYPFGYGLSYTKFNYSDITISNANPKGNQSIQASVTVTNSGNYDGAEVVQLYIRDMVGSITRPVKELKGFQKVMLKKGESKKVTFDITPENLKFYNGDLKYDWEPGEFDIMIGTSSEDVQHSKINWTK, encoded by the coding sequence ATGAAAAAGTTAATTGTAATCGCCACTTTGGCCCTTGCTCCTGTATTTTCGGCACAGGAAATGGTAACCAAGCCTGTCCAGGCTTATCAGACAGCCCAGTATCAGGCTAAAAAGAAAGCCTTTGTTGACAATCTTCTCGCCAAAATGACGCTGGATGAGAAAATCGGGCAGCTCAATTTACCGAGTTCTGGCGATTTTACCACCGGACTGGCTAAAAGTTCAGATATTGGTAAAAAAGTAGAACAGGGTTTAGTAGGCGGTTTATTCAATATAAAAGGAGCGGATAAGATTAAAGCCGTGCAGAAAGTTGCGGTTGAAAACAGCCGGCTGAAAATTCCTTTGATCTTTGGGATGGATGTGATCCATGGCTACGAAACCACATTCCCGATTCCTTTAGGCTTAGCCTCATCATGGGACATGAACCTGATCCAGCAGTCAGCCAGGGTAGCCGCCAGAGAAGCTGCTGCGGACGGAATCAACTGGACTTTCTCGCCGATGGTGGACATTTCCCGCGAGCCAAGATGGGGAAGGGTTTCCGAGGGTTCCGGAGAAGATCCTTACCTGGGAAGTGAAGTTGCAAAGAACATGGTTTACGGATACCAGGGAAAAGACCTGGCTAACGGAACTAATATCCTGGCCTGTGTGAAGCACTTTGCCTTATATGGAGCAGGAGAAGCCGGAAGGGATTACAATACTGTAGACATGAGCCATGTAAGGATGTATAATGAATATTTTCCTCCGTATAAAGCTGCTGTAGACGCAGGGGTAGCATCTGTTATGGCATCTTTCAATGAAGTGGACGGCGTTCCGGCAACCGGAAACAGATGGCTGCAGACTGAAGTATTGCGAAATCAGTGGAAATTCAAAGGATTTGTAGTGACCGATTATACCGGGATCAATGAAATGGTAGACCACGGAATGGGCGACCTTCAGCAGGTTTCCGCATTGGCATTGAAAGCCGGGATCGATATGGATATGGTAGGAGAAGGCTTTTTAACCACGCTTAAAAAATCATTGTCCGAAGGAAAAGTAACCCAGGCGGAAATCGATATGGCAGCCAGAAGGATCCTTGAAGCAAAATATGATTTAGGCTTATTTGACAATCCATACAAACACGGAGATGCAAAACTTGCCGCTAAGGAGGTGTACAGTATGGAAAACCGCAACATTGCAAGGAATATTGCGGCCCAGTCTATGGTATTGCTTAAAAACGACAATCAGGTGCTGCCGCTTAAAAAATCAGGAACAGTTGCAGTAATAGGACCATTGGTGAACAATTCCATGAACATGGCCGGAACATGGAGCGTTGCCACCAAGCATGCCGTTTCTGTAAACCTGATGCAGGGACTCCAGGCAGCATATGGAAAAGACGTTAAATTCCTCTCCGCAAAAGGAGCCAACATCGATTACGACGCTAAATTAGAGGACATCTATGCGGCTCACGGTAAAAAAACCGACCGTGACAACCGCCCTAAGGAAGTATTGCTGAAAGAGGCGGTAGACGTAGCCAATAAAGCAGACGTTATTTTGCTTGCCATCGGAGAATCTGCGGAGATGAGCGGAGAATCCTCTTCCAGAACTGAAATCACCATCCCTCAGTCGCAGGTAGATCTGCTCAATGAACTGAAAAAAACCGGAAAACCAATTGCCATGGTACTCTTCACGGGCCGTCCTTTAGCCTTAACCAATGTGAAAGATACTCCGGACGCCATCCTGAATGCGTGGTTCCCGGGCTCTGAAGCAGGAAGTGCCATCGCGGATGTCCTTTTCGGAAAAGTAAACCCATCCGGAAAGCTGCCAATGACCTTCCCGAGAAGCCTGGGACAGGTGCCAATCTATTACAACGCTAAAAACACCGGACGCCCGCTGGATCAGAAACTGGTTGACAAATGCGAATACCAGAGGTTCCGTTCCAATTATATGGATGAATGCAATACGCCGCTTTATCCTTTCGGGTATGGATTAAGTTATACGAAATTCAACTATTCAGATATCACAATCTCCAATGCCAATCCTAAAGGCAACCAAAGCATCCAGGCTTCCGTAACCGTGACCAATTCCGGGAACTATGACGGGGCAGAAGTGGTGCAGCTGTACATCAGGGATATGGTGGGAAGCATCACCAGACCGGTAAAAGAGCTGAAAGGCTTCCAGAAAGTAATGCTGAAAAAAGGAGAGTCCAAAAAAGTGACTTTCGACATCACGCCTGAAAACCTGAAGTTTTATAACGGAGACCTTAAATATGACTGGGAGCCCGGAGAATTTGATATTATGATCGGAACCAGCTCGGAAGATGTGCAACATTCAAAAATCAACTGGACGAAATAA
- a CDS encoding carboxylesterase family protein has product MKLKYIPFLFLPFSLAVKAQEIKAELNKEVKRQEKISYILDYPQNAKGNVPLIVFLHGSGERGNNLEMVKAHSPFTYKNLINEPVAILAPQCPENTWWDTVTVYNLIKEIQSRYKVDASRIYLTGLSMGGWGTLKLAMEHPEMFAAVVSVCAPTDRVMYANIQQYKDLNMKIFHGGMDDVVLPENAFNFYQKLHPVNPSAELTIFPNDNHNSWDSTYSNPELYRWMLSKRKER; this is encoded by the coding sequence ATGAAATTGAAATACATTCCGTTTTTATTCCTGCCTTTTTCCCTGGCAGTGAAAGCCCAGGAAATCAAGGCCGAACTCAATAAAGAGGTCAAAAGACAGGAGAAGATATCTTATATCCTGGATTATCCGCAGAATGCAAAAGGCAATGTCCCGCTGATCGTTTTCCTTCATGGCTCAGGAGAAAGAGGGAACAACCTTGAAATGGTAAAAGCCCATAGTCCTTTCACCTATAAAAACCTCATTAACGAACCGGTAGCCATTCTTGCGCCGCAATGCCCGGAAAATACCTGGTGGGATACCGTAACGGTATATAACCTGATTAAGGAAATCCAGTCCAGGTACAAAGTGGATGCTTCCAGGATTTATCTTACCGGACTTTCGATGGGAGGATGGGGAACCCTGAAACTGGCCATGGAACATCCCGAGATGTTCGCCGCAGTGGTTTCGGTGTGCGCTCCAACGGACAGGGTAATGTACGCTAACATCCAGCAGTACAAAGATCTCAACATGAAAATTTTTCATGGAGGAATGGATGATGTGGTGCTTCCGGAGAATGCCTTCAATTTTTACCAGAAACTGCATCCGGTAAACCCTTCTGCCGAGCTCACGATTTTTCCGAACGACAATCATAATTCCTGGGATTCAACTTACTCCAATCCGGAATTATACCGTTGGATGCTGTCAAAGAGAAAAGAAAGATAA
- a CDS encoding glucoamylase family protein, with protein sequence MKRIVMSLAVASVCCMVSCGNSVAHQQENVRNIKSVKNFTDDQLMDNVQKQALKYFWDYAEPNSKLGRERYHEDDIYPDNDKHVVTTGGSGFGLATVLVGIERGFVPRQEAVKRLNIMMDFLAKADRYKGAWSHWINGETGKTVPFGKKDNGGDLVETAFLTSGILMVREYFKNGNAEEKALAKKCDELWKGIQWNWYTKGGEKVLYWHWSPDYQWEMNFPLEGYNECLITYILAASSPTYPIDAETYYKGWTRNGTYLSDKEKYGLPMYVKHNGAQEYGGPLFWAHYSYIGLDPTNLSDKLIKNYFDLNKNQVLIDYKYCVENPKHWKGYGPDYWGLTASYSRNEDGSVGYDAHFPQNDRGVITPTAALSSFPYTPKESMDFLRFLYTQKPEFIGSAGPYDANSIHYNNWTTPRYLAIDQGTIAPMIENYRTGFLWKLFMNAPEIQNGLKKLSFKSPKYNIR encoded by the coding sequence ATGAAAAGGATTGTCATGTCGCTTGCTGTAGCATCCGTATGTTGTATGGTATCATGCGGAAATTCAGTGGCTCACCAGCAGGAAAATGTCCGGAATATAAAGTCCGTAAAGAATTTTACAGATGACCAGCTCATGGACAACGTCCAGAAACAGGCACTGAAATATTTCTGGGATTATGCAGAACCCAATTCAAAACTGGGAAGGGAACGGTACCATGAAGATGATATCTATCCGGATAACGATAAGCATGTCGTGACTACGGGAGGTTCCGGATTCGGGCTGGCTACTGTTCTGGTCGGGATTGAGAGAGGATTTGTACCAAGACAGGAAGCGGTAAAAAGGCTCAACATCATGATGGATTTCCTGGCAAAAGCCGACCGTTATAAAGGAGCATGGTCACACTGGATCAACGGCGAAACCGGGAAAACCGTTCCATTTGGGAAAAAAGATAACGGAGGTGATCTTGTGGAAACTGCATTTCTTACTTCCGGTATCCTGATGGTACGCGAATATTTTAAAAACGGGAATGCAGAGGAAAAAGCCCTGGCAAAAAAATGTGACGAGCTCTGGAAAGGCATTCAGTGGAACTGGTATACGAAAGGAGGAGAAAAAGTCCTGTACTGGCACTGGTCGCCGGACTACCAATGGGAAATGAATTTCCCTCTCGAGGGCTATAACGAATGCCTGATTACCTATATTCTGGCCGCTTCATCGCCCACGTATCCGATTGATGCAGAAACCTATTACAAAGGCTGGACAAGAAACGGCACCTACCTTTCGGATAAAGAAAAGTACGGACTTCCGATGTATGTCAAACATAACGGCGCACAGGAATATGGTGGACCATTGTTCTGGGCTCATTATTCTTATATCGGACTTGACCCAACCAATTTATCCGATAAGTTGATCAAAAACTATTTCGACCTGAACAAAAATCAGGTGCTGATCGATTATAAATACTGTGTCGAAAACCCGAAACACTGGAAAGGATACGGACCAGACTATTGGGGACTGACCGCGAGCTATTCCAGGAATGAAGACGGAAGTGTAGGATATGATGCCCACTTCCCGCAGAATGACCGCGGGGTGATCACACCAACGGCAGCACTGAGCAGCTTCCCGTATACGCCTAAAGAATCCATGGACTTTCTTCGGTTTTTATATACCCAGAAACCAGAATTCATTGGATCTGCAGGACCTTATGATGCGAATTCCATCCACTATAATAACTGGACAACCCCAAGGTATCTTGCCATTGATCAGGGAACCATAGCCCCGATGATTGAAAATTACAGGACAGGATTCCTCTGGAAACTGTTCATGAACGCGCCGGAAATCCAGAATGGACTGAAAAAGCTGAGTTTTAAATCACCCAAATACAACATCAGATAA